One genomic segment of Clostridium saccharoperbutylacetonicum N1-4(HMT) includes these proteins:
- the fabD gene encoding ACP S-malonyltransferase, with amino-acid sequence MKTYVFPGQGSQKVGMGEELFKEFPELVKKADNILGYSIEKLCLEAPDNQLSLTQFTQPALYVINALSYYSKIKREGVKPDFLAGHSLGEYSAILASGGFDFETGLKLVKKRGELMSLANGGSMAAIIGLSKSDIRNVLDKSNLDTIDIANLNSQIQNVISGTLKDIELAKNVFEQEGARFVKLNVSASFHSRYMKSASIEFEKYMQSCQFSNLEIPVISNVTAVPYRTTDLIPNLTKQLYSSVRWLETVEYLLEQDKDMIIEEVGPGKVLTNLGINIRKNYTSRSETDTVYNDVNTYIKDWNSKYPIATKVTCKGYEIELVTRTEAVLLFGHRAGVYMDGYYGYFDLTEIKPVE; translated from the coding sequence ATGAAAACATATGTATTTCCAGGGCAGGGCTCACAAAAAGTAGGTATGGGAGAAGAGTTATTTAAAGAATTCCCGGAGTTAGTAAAAAAAGCAGATAATATCTTAGGTTATTCCATTGAAAAATTGTGTTTAGAGGCCCCAGATAATCAACTTTCCCTCACACAGTTTACGCAACCAGCACTATATGTTATAAATGCATTATCCTATTATAGTAAAATAAAAAGGGAAGGGGTAAAACCGGATTTTTTAGCAGGTCATAGTCTTGGTGAGTATAGCGCAATTCTTGCAAGTGGAGGATTCGATTTTGAAACTGGATTAAAACTGGTGAAAAAACGTGGTGAATTAATGAGTTTAGCAAATGGCGGCTCTATGGCAGCAATTATTGGTTTGTCAAAAAGTGACATAAGAAATGTTTTAGATAAAAGTAATTTAGATACGATTGATATTGCAAATTTGAATTCACAAATACAAAATGTTATCTCTGGAACATTAAAGGATATCGAATTAGCTAAGAATGTTTTTGAGCAGGAAGGTGCAAGATTCGTGAAACTTAATGTGAGTGCTTCATTTCACTCAAGATATATGAAAAGTGCCAGCATTGAGTTTGAGAAGTATATGCAAAGCTGTCAGTTTTCAAATTTAGAAATACCAGTAATATCTAATGTAACTGCGGTACCATATAGGACTACAGATCTGATTCCAAACTTAACAAAACAGCTATATTCATCTGTCCGTTGGCTAGAAACTGTAGAGTATTTGTTAGAACAAGATAAAGATATGATTATTGAGGAAGTTGGACCCGGAAAGGTGCTCACCAATCTAGGAATAAATATTAGAAAGAATTATACCTCAAGATCAGAAACGGATACTGTCTATAATGATGTGAATACGTACATCAAAGACTGGAATAGTAAATATCCAATCGCAACCAAGGTTACCTGCAAGGGTTATGAAATTGAGCTGGTTACTAGAACAGAAGCAGTATTGCTTTTTGGACATCGTGCAGGAGTCTATATGGATGGATATTATGGTTATTTTGATTTGACTGAGATCAAACCAGTAGAGTAA